The window taattaaattacatttttttttgcccAAACAATTCACACATATCCCCTCATTTTGttccattctttttctctctcaattcTCTCACGTTTTTCCTTCATCAATTaggtcccacaacccggttctgAGTCTGAAGGATAGTAGGTGACTATTAGTGGTGGTCCAATGAAGATTGTGTAAAGATAATCAAGTGATTTGAAAGCTacaaaatgtattttcttgaTAAGTTCTAAATCATGTAGTTTATATTTATGCATGTTTACCCTAGGAATTAGGGTAAATTTAGATAAGTTTTTTGCTATGCATGTCTAAATTCTATCATTAAGGACTAGAAGTAATCAATGAATAAAACAGTAATTTAACATAGCTGGTGTTATGGACACttgtgaaggactaacttactattattggttTACATCTGTGgacaccaaaatatatatacagtgAGAAGACTTAtatgagtctttagtggagtgtataTACAactaacgaatattgattactATGGTTAATcagtttagtcaattaatgTCATATCATTGTAGCTTCTGATTTGTAAGTCCATTAGATCCCTTTCGTAGCTCGTAAAAGGTAATGAGGATAATACAtatcaattgaaatttgaaatttttaaatttactttgggaattaatataatgtatggtgatacattatattataaagtttatattttaagtatactttattatataaatttaattttaattatgattcgaaattaatttatgagaaaataaagtatttaaatgagtttagatattaattaaatgtgaattagattcatattaaaactataggttaaCATTTAATGtgtatatgatatttatgagagaaatttatatatgaataatgaTTCAAACATAGATTAAAATAGATGTAggggtcttttaaaaaatataacaaagcgacaaaatatttacattgtatacaacaattaaaagaatggaaaaaacCCACAAGGTCACGatgtgaaatataaaaaatatcccaGTTAACACGCGATTAATCGATCATACACGCGCacataattcttcttctaaacaatcatgataCCTGATCGTGTAGGAAATGACACACAATCGTGTAGGCAATGATACACAATCATGTAGGTAGTATCAACATCAGAGACACAAGCGCGTGtatcattcttcttctaagAAATCGTGaaccaagatcgtttagatattggtatgTATGATCACATACTAAGAGCTAAACCATCGtgtataaaatctaaaaaatcttGGTTCGCGATCGTATActaatatcttttatatttggtataagATCTTGTAccatgatcgtttagattttgtacaCGATCATATACCTAgctaaacgatcttgtaccaacaactaaacaatcatgtaccaagatcttttatatttgatacacgattgtttaTATCTGAAAAAGGAGATATATGAGAGATGATGAAGATCGTTTaccaattaaaaatttgaagaactgaaaaaagaaataagtgaAAAATCGAAGAAGCAAGATAttctaaaagagaaaatgaagaaatcacaaacaaaaacaagtgaaaaatgaagaaattagtAATATGAAGAGGAGATGAATGAAtcgcaaagaagaagaggaagaaaagtgAAATATCGTCTGTAAATCGTCCACAACATTCAAGGGCAAACTTAGAATTTATGAACATATATtaagcttttttattttgttacacgagcggtaaatattttggtgctttgttatatttatgaaaattaaccacaaatattaaatatttaatttaataattaattaatttgagaactacataataattagtttaattctattaaatttaatttaatttaattaaaactataagttatgtgagagatattcatttaattaaaatgttatttaattaattaattaattattattttaaattaaattaaattaaatcatgaACTCCCCTACGTGGAGGTTAGTAAGGGGCGTGGAAAGCATCCCACGAATCTTAAAGATATCGTGAAGTTAGTAACGCTAAGGGCTCTCACTGTGCAATTGGATGAACAAAGTTCTAGCATAAGCTctaaaaaaagggaaaagattttttctcaaattcattttgattCTCACGAACCATCAACCTCAAATACTAAGAAGATAAGAGAATTTTCAAGTGGCGGTGACTCCAAACGAGTGAATCGTAGAATTTAGAGACAACATTGAACATGAGTAAccttctttgtatttttattttaaaaaacatacttagcctattaataattattttatacagtaaatttgtttatgtatatttttgcCAACGTATGGATATTTATaatttccaattaaattaagtttaaggTTATATAAAATTCTTCTGCTGGGAAAGGGCTCTAAAGATACACAACTAGTGATAATGATAGAACAAATTtgtcaatttaatttatccaAAAATATTAGTCTTAAATCACCCATTTATTTATGCAGGGTAAACACAGGACTTAAACAAATCAGTTATACACCAACAAAGTGAGTAGATTTAAATGCAAAAGAACGAGATAGAATCAAATCTAATGGGTTGCCTCTTAAAATCTTAATACAACTCATTTCTCTTTATAATTGTACATaaattttagggtttcttacaaaatataagaataaaataattttcaaaaaaaataaaaaaataaatccgTAGcccacaataaaaaatataaaaaatgctgATGTCAACGGATAATGAATTGGTCACTCGTtacgtaatatatttggtacacgattgtttagatttggataagtttagatttgactatctaaatgtaaatgattttatttttcaagattatttagatttggctacatGATATTTAGCTTTGGGTAAATGATCGATTTgactacccaaatctaaaaaaaaaattccaagattctttggtacacgatcattaAGATTTGGCTAcgcgattgtttagatttagataGTCAAATGTAAACGGTTTTTTATCTAGATTATTTGAtgcacgatcgtttagattttgctataagattgtttatatttggctAACCAAAtgtaaaccatttttttcaagattctgtTGTACACATcctttagatttgactatccaaatcatgattttttataagattctttggtacacaattgtttaaatttggctacccaTATGTAAATGATCGTACCaatatctcaattatttttttcaagttttttttatatttggtacacgatcttcaaccaaataacaattaaagataataataaaatatttacgattgATTAATAACAAAGATcatgatttaaaagaaatataaaagaaaaacttcagaagaagagaagaaaccGATGgatggaaaggaaaataaaaattgcagTAAGAAAGaacatagaaagaaagaaaaaacttgaaatattttaaaaaatagtcggcttcataaactttttgattttgttacccAGATCGTAAgtagttttatattttgttacctttatgaaaattaacctaaacgtttcatttccaaaaataaaattaatgtgaactaagcaaaacaaaaaatgttgaCCCAACGAGAACGATATCATGATATGTCGTCATGAgtagaaaattagaaaattaaaaaaaaaaaagacactACACACATAACTAATTAGGGGAGAACAACTTTTTGGTATATCAAAACGTTCGtttgataataattatgttttctgttttctgttttcatttcttattttttaagaatatgatgtgtttgataaccatttcaatttatatgtttttaaaattttaaaaataaagaaactataaaaaataattagtttctCCCACTTcaatttccattttatttgattttatttccaCGAGCTTAAAGTCTCTAGTTGGCTTGTTGGAGGGGGAGACacctaaaataatttttgggtctagtttctatttggttcttaattttcaaaacattacaCATTTAATCTTTAACTTTTGGGtttgatatttcaatttaaggcCCCAGGtttcaaaatatacaatttcTAACCTTATTTGGGattggttttaaatttgaaactaattaggtttaaagattttatatttttaacattgtttttcttttcttaaatactCAACTTTAGTCACGTTAATATCTATTACTTaagtttaaaacaattataagcGAAATTTTAATAGTGACAAACTAATagtaaaacttaattaatttcatttattcatcgtattgttgttgaaaaaataattataatatttaaacggacattaaaattgaagtcaaaatgaatgtttaatgaaaaacaGGGATtacaaatgtaaatatattgcaatttagaagtgaaattgaaaaaaaatcctcaagTCTCcatcataaaattaaactatataatatttgaaaaaccttataaactaaattgatatcaaatgTAACTCAAGACTAAATGTGtaataattgaaagtttagaaacaaatgaaaacCAGTCAAAATACCACCAATCAACAACAAATATTGGTTGACCTAGTGGTAAATAAAAGAGGATCTTTgtaaaagactaaaatataTCATGTGTTCAATCTATGCGTCacataactaaaattttatgtgTTCAATCTATGCTAGTCATTTAACtaagatttaatattttttacgTTTTGAGTGTgataatattcatattttcacTCAAAATTAGTATCAACACATAAATTAAAGAGCAGAAAAGAGGCCAAAAATGGATGGGAGGATATGAAAATGAGTGACATTTCTTCTAGAATTTCCAACATCAGCACGCCCACCATAAATGCAATAATCATCGTACAAAATGTTtgtctaatttaattacttcaattttacaaaatctatACAAAAATTGTTTACAATAATCATGTCAAGTAGGATCCTTGAGATGCAAAACAACTTTCCCCCTCatctacttttaatttttccaaGTATTCAAtctcaagtttttaatttcatgaCAATATATTTctagtttttaatttcatgacaatatatttttacacacatatatatttctaattttttttcatgaaagaAATGTACACCCAAGTGGATATTCAATTTcatgaaggagaaaaaaaaaactctcgtacaaattattaaaaaaaataacaataatctCATATTGGAACAACCCTTTCATAAGTATAGggctgaaaaataataatagtaacatgaagaaattaaaattgaaaataaaacttacaTTATGCTGTGGTACAAAACAAATAGAGGGCGGTGGCGGCAGCAGCAGCAACCGGTCGGCCGGCACCGGAGGACGGCGGCCATATGCAATATCTCtcaataaaaattttgtactgccttttactttatttgaaaatctttATAGTGATGATGCACCTAATTCAAATAACGCTCTCtcttcaaaagtaaaatacaAATCCCCATGTCTATacacacaacaaaaatatatagagagaTTTATATcgatttatatatagatatatagatatatatatatatatatatatatataactgcACACACAAAATGATATATCATAGGGAAAAACattgaattatataatattactaTTAATACTACTACCGATCATGTCCAAGTCGAAGCTCCAAATCGAGTTCTTCATCGCCGTCATCATCATCACCACCATTGCCATCTGATCTCTTGTCCCGACCATCACTCAAGGCAAGGGTAGGCGACGACTGCGAGGCGAGGCTCATATTGGTTGTCGTCCAATTTTGATCCTTGAAAGTATTCAAAACTTGAGGGTTGTTATGTACATATGAGAATTGATGATCGTGAGGTGGTGACGAGGTAGTAGTACCCAAGCACCAAGTGGAAGAAGTGGGGAAATAGGTTTGAAAAGATTGGTGATGAGATACTGTCGTCACTGCAGCAGTGGTTGTCAACATCGGGCGAAGTGTTGAAGAATGGTTGGTGAAGGGTTCAGGCTTAGAAGGAGTATTAGGCTTGTTTTTAACACGGTCTTTGCGGTGAATGTTCATGTGGCCACCTAGGGCTTGAGCCGTCGTGAACCCTCGTTTGCAAAATACGCACTCGTAGGAGCGTCCACTACCCATTTCGTTGTTGATTTGATCAGTGTCTTCGGTTGTTGGTTTTGAACTCTGGTCTTGGTCGGTAGTGGTAGTGGCAGCGATGGTGGTGGTTGTTGGAATATGGTCAGGGTCCATTGGGAATGATTTTGCTCATTCCCAGCATAGAGAGAAATGTTGAAAAGGGAGAGTTTTTTTGGTTGATGAATGCTACAGAGGAGAATAAAGTGATGAAGAAATATGAGAGACAAAGATAATACATTGGTTTTGTCTAAACCCCAAGATCTAtatgaagaacaaaataagaaaagatttgagagatttttattttattttattttaattatatttttttggttgtgtTGAGACAGCCATTACTTCGCCGGCTCTTGATGTATTCATCTTTTGGAGacaatattatgtttctttattctctattatttttcatttctttgctTTGTGTCTTCAACTACACATTCTTAAttctatttctctcttctctcttctctcttctctaaaGTAAACTccctttttcaaatattacttcaacttttcttttacttcttcaatttttaaatatttttaataacaaaattttgaattctattcGTGATACAAGCTTACAAacttttacaaacttttattactGTTTATTAATGCTAATGTGATAGAAGCATATCTCTGTCTATCGATCTCACTGATTGAAGCATGTCAATGTCTATATTGATacagtttaaaattttgctatatttaatcaaatttactatttttttgatatcttataattaactttctaaaaaaactaaaataacataaaataaaatcttatagtTGACCTATTAGACATATGAATCTGAAACGGATTAAGGGGTTTGTGAACAAAATTAAGgccttttgttttgtttttattccCTCAAACTacaataaataatgaaaaagtgaaaattttgacaCCTATCATTTTAAGGAAAGTAGATCTTAAttaccattttgttttgttcagGTTAGCAAATAAAAAGAGAGtgaattataaatttctaAGTTCTAACGgtaaaatcataatttaacCTCTTAAAAACCACTATTAACATTGATTCACCACCTTCCTCATCATTCTTCcacatacaaaattttatggaTTCAAatagggattttttttttcaaaaatataacgTAGGGGAttgtgaaataacaaaaaaatacttGACAATTAATTGGTCACACACTCTTGAAAAACGATTTTATACTGAGTCTAAACGATACATTTGTACAAAATCTAGATGATCTTGTACCATTGTATTCagtctaaacaatcttgtacTCTTatacccaatctaaacgatattgtATCCTTGTATCCAATATAAATGAGTATCCAgtctaaatgattttattatgTTAACGTAAATGATGGTTTTCACTTAAAACACCTATaagcaataattttttaaggtatgttttagttatatatgtatagaagTTGAGTATAATATTGGGTCTAACCTTGCAACATGGCTTTATTGAAGTTATCGCAGCTATATTATAATGATCAAAGCTATCACAAGTAATTCTACTGTATTGTTTGACGGTATGTTTCCcatgtactaaaaaaaaaagttaattttttactgtgcttttaattaatttctcaaGTGACCATGAGGTTTGTTAGTGTTGGGTgaattagtataaatataaaccGTAAAAAGGGGGTGATCAAAAGCTGGTTTTTTTGGGGTTTATATTTGTGAGATGGATTAtaggtttgttttctttttaaatactataGTACCTATATTTAGTAAAAGTATCTATGTGTAATGGACTAACTTTGAGAATAATACCAATTATCATTTTacattatcaattaattttcctttgaaaatcaaatagtgtgaaacatataatttgtatcccttaaatttctaatttttttataaatcaattaaatttataggTTCTTCATTTATAATGATTATATATCTAAAGTTCATCTTGTTAACAATTCTAATAGGAATTTCTCACTAACAGCTAAATTTGTAAGTCTTACTTTCGATTTTctaaattgaatataatagAGATGATACCAATTGACATGTTTGCCaaagttgaaatatttaaatttgacacAAATTTTGATGTATCATATAAACttgtatatatgaatataattgTGGAGCAGAGAATTGAACCTGCGATGCCtattaaactcattttaatcaaattaccatttatatatttcttcattatatttcgatttaaattttaatattggtCCCTAAACCTTGAATGTTATTCATATTTTGgttcctaaacttttaaaagtgtttgttttactctctaaactttttaaaagagcATATTTCTTCGTGACTAGGATGCCAAATAAGATAATCACTTTTAATAATGtagggttttaatttttagttaacGCTAAATGgtaaattgatgttttatcGAAAAACTCAAAAAGTCAATGTCTTCTAGATTTTGGTCATCACCATTTTGGTGCGTTGTCATTCTACTTCactttatcaattcatatgtTTGATATAATTCATTCACATAGTAATTTTTTAGTGCCTCAATATTAGGATATTTTGTGATTCATTGATGTGctttttttgtcttcttccCAATTACTTCTTATTCCTTTTTTGGGTTGTATGATTTATTGTGgaaatatttgtttacaaTTTCGTAgagattattttaaactacgtattgtacttattttatttttctagtttattTACATTGTCGTGGATGTTAAACACCAAAATGTcagttctatttttttttttacccaaTGTCATTCTTCTCCTTggcttcaaaatttcaattaataaataaatgaataaataaaaggtgGAGAGAGTCTAGATATAAGATTAAAGttttgaagatgtttttttttttttttttttaatttaggtttaTTTCATTAAAGAGTATTATTTATACTTGTATGTTGGACATAAAAGATTTATAGATAAATCACAAAGATTTCTTGGTTATATAGAATAAATCATAAACATTTATTggttatttatctatttaattaatagggTGAATCTAAAAGCTAATCATATTCAATATACAAACTCGCGTCATCATTCCGTTAAAGAATTAACGAAATTCTAACGACTaaagtaagttttttttaaaagattgaaaattaaaatagacacttttaaaagttcaagtaCCAAAATAGAACAAGACTCACAACTTAAGGACTAAAAATAGGAGTtgaactttatattatttactaaACACTTTCATAAAATCGTAGAAATCGTAAGATTATGTATTTAATAggacaatttttaaaaacatcaaaataaatcaaaatatttataagttagagcaaaattttagattctatgttatatgttgtaaatatttggtcaaatttgctatttttgacaattcttCTATTTAATACATATGCAATACATTCTTGGACAAGTTGGCTTCCGAAGTTAATATATTTACGTGAAGTGATGTTCGTAGAATTAAAATGGCGActatataagaaaatgaactaaaacatTTAGCAAAATGTCACGATCTatttttttggtagattatgatGGACTATTATCATGGTCTATCATATATAGTCCATTGTAATCTATTATAGATAAAatgttttactatatttatagataatttttttagccGTTTTGAGCCTCaagtagtttttcttttttaaaataacataagataaaaaatttaagaaaaattaaggagagattaaagaaaataatatggaGAGTAACTTGGTACGTACTTCTCATGTATTCTAGTTGAGCATTATATATGGTTTTACCAAATATTGAAATGATCATAaggtataaaatataatgtggGTCatattatatagaaaaaaatataaatgtataattagtatatagatataatgaaaaatgattttatgtATGGATTATACCCTCCACTTGCTTTGATTGTCAGCAAAGGGAAGATTCATCCTGTGAACTTCTTTCTCCTACCTATGTATCATACAAATGATTATGTGATCACCAAccattttcaagttttatgtTAAAGCGTACTTCCATAGGATTTGAGTTTgataaagcaaaattttagtttatgtttgtTCCAAAAATGTTTTCGAATCAAATAGTGcaaattatatataagaaaaaacttttaattttcatatatggAGATTtccaatttgaattttaaaatataaaattatatcaaatatacatttaaatattaagtCATATCTACgtataattttatgatttataaatatattatcaaattcATTGGGAATAACTATTCAAATTGGTAATCTAGTTTCAATATCATGCATGGAATATATATTCTATtgattaacttttttattttaaaatttatgttttcaaattatatactaAACCAACCTttaaattctttattattcaataatttaaatgacaTAGCTGGTAGCAAAACtttcagaaaaaaagaaagaactttgCCTTTATCTAGGGTTTCACTAACcatacttttctctttttgttttcttggtttgttttttcttttttgagaaAGCTATCCATACTTTTGTTGGAGATGTGTAGTATAATGTTGTATGTGTAATATACGTAAGGTATTTTGTACATTGCATATTCCATGtatttgtgtatttatttttaattcgtTGATGTTAGCATATATTTCTGATTAAAAGTTACTTGTTccaatctctttttttttatatgcttttaaatttataaagagatgttttcttttttcgttaTATTGATATCTTAGTGCTCCATGAAAAAGCTCTacatgtaaataaataatatatatagagttGCGTCTTTATGCACAAGcctttgataaaaaaaaaaaaaggaataatatCTATAATTAGGAAATTAAGATTGTGTATAAATTTTTGTCCCCTCACAATCAAAATTGATCATATGATTGAATATTTTCCATTCATAACAATTCAGCAGTCTTCTTCAAAGAGTATTGACTATTGAGAAGCCTTTTTTTATCTGTTCAGTTCATGTGCATTATTGCATGCACATGTAATTATGTTGCTTATCCATTGTTGCATTGATATATTGCAGGCCAAGATCATATCTATAAAGTAATTTGATTGTGTTAGGTTAtaataatctatatattaattagctttttttttttcttttttttctattcacaTGGGTGACATTGGAATTTTGTCACTATTAGAAACACACACAAAACTTTTAACATACACTTAACTAAAGTATtcctaattaaattgtttgtttgctcgctttggtttatttattgggaaaagaaaaattaaaaatgtcaaactaagtctttaaaatatattttctactTGCAATTAAATAGATTAAGGAAGATAAAGAACATTGTTTAGATATtgtaagaaaaacaattacaaattcTAAAACTATAAAACTAGTTCTTGTTCGtaagattttgatatatagtttttagtttttggaaattaaGCTTGTATAATATCATTTCGAAATTTCTTaccaataatatatttgtttgtaatAAACCATGTAAAAAATAAGGTTGCagctagaaaaagaaagagaaatcgACAAAACTagcatcttttttattttatatttcaaaagtagcaCTGTTTGAGAAAACtcgtaattttgtttttctcggGATTAATTTCGATCGAGATTGACCTCGAGattctttccaaatttaaaaaatctttgaaGAATTTATCTAAGTTTTTGTCGATTGAGTGCATCATCGAGATTGAACTTTAATTTACACTAATTGGCCTAAAATGACACTACaataattttgacaattttcgAAGGTGAGAACCTTggaaaaaacatttaatagTCATCAGATATATGTTTTTTCGAAGGTTATTTCAACCTGAAATGTGTCGAAATAGATCCCGTcgaaaaaacctaaaaaactTTTTCGAAGGTTTACTAACCTTTGAAGATTACTAATTCTTGAAGGTTTATTAACCTTTGAAGATTAGTAA of the Cucumis sativus cultivar 9930 chromosome 3, Cucumber_9930_V3, whole genome shotgun sequence genome contains:
- the LOC101219031 gene encoding transcriptional regulator SUPERMAN, which produces MDPDHIPTTTTIAATTTTDQDQSSKPTTEDTDQINNEMGSGRSYECVFCKRGFTTAQALGGHMNIHRKDRVKNKPNTPSKPEPFTNHSSTLRPMLTTTAAVTTVSHHQSFQTYFPTSSTWCLGTTTSSPPHDHQFSYVHNNPQVLNTFKDQNWTTTNMSLASQSSPTLALSDGRDKRSDGNGGDDDDGDEELDLELRLGHDR